The proteins below are encoded in one region of Alistipes indistinctus YIT 12060:
- the tamL gene encoding translocation and assembly module lipoprotein TamL, with the protein MNSRQRHTGTWTHILLGCGAVLWLAGCSTTKRLASDEVLYTGVKKITINTDSSGRIAPGIESAVKDPLSVKPNNPLYSPYVRTPFPIGLWAYNHLYTPKTKGFRHWLYNRLAKNPVLISKVQPELRTKLVADILGNYGYFGSEAQYTLLPRKNPKKAKLSYDIHVGKPWFYDSIAYPRLTGPLGAAFDTLQASSLIRPGAQYNMDTLSAERQRISNILRNAGYYFFRPDYIDYQADTTQHPERVQLRMQVKPTVPEVALRPYTTGSLTVQLQNIRPGIQDTLRLQDYRLIYQKKLKIRPKVLSKAITLDSGKLFTVADQNKTLTNLNKLGIFRSVNLSVTPPDSLHGRDTLDVEIAAAFDYPLEAELEMNVTSKSNSLLGPGLSLRINNNNLFRGGEVLSLRLNGSYEWQTGNRNSGGTKASLLNSYEFGLNASLEFPKLIFPGFFSRVTAYPSRSRIQLGADLLNRPKFFKLISFSTSLSYDWQSSPNSYHSVSILKLTYNRLLHTSAEFDSTLNENPAIALSFRNQFIPAMSYTYTFDKSYPRNRLYWQSSFTSAGNLLYGIMELCGQKGPKKIFNNQFAQFIKATSEVRFYQRIGESASWLAYRFMIGAAHPYANSQVIPYSEQFYIGGANSIRAFTIRSLGPGSYRPPADNKNGYLDQTGTFKLEANVEFRFKMIGKLNGALFVDAGNIWLLKKDKDRPGAELTWRGLGREIALGTGFGLRYDISYLVIRADLGIGIHAPYDTGKHGYYNIPSFKDGLGFHLAIGYPF; encoded by the coding sequence ATGAATAGCAGACAACGACATACCGGTACCTGGACACACATCCTGCTGGGTTGCGGAGCCGTGCTGTGGTTGGCAGGCTGCTCCACCACAAAACGACTGGCATCGGACGAAGTGCTCTATACCGGCGTCAAAAAAATCACGATCAATACCGATTCGAGCGGCCGGATTGCCCCGGGCATTGAATCGGCCGTCAAAGATCCGCTGTCGGTAAAACCGAACAACCCGCTGTACAGCCCCTATGTCCGCACTCCGTTTCCCATCGGGTTGTGGGCCTACAACCACCTGTACACGCCCAAAACAAAAGGGTTTCGCCACTGGCTATACAACCGCCTGGCCAAAAACCCGGTACTGATTTCCAAAGTGCAGCCCGAACTGCGCACAAAACTGGTAGCCGACATTTTAGGCAATTACGGCTATTTCGGCTCCGAAGCGCAATATACTTTGCTGCCGCGCAAAAACCCGAAAAAGGCAAAACTCAGTTATGACATTCATGTCGGCAAACCGTGGTTCTACGACAGTATCGCCTATCCCCGCCTCACAGGACCGCTCGGCGCGGCGTTCGATACGTTGCAGGCTTCGTCGCTGATCCGTCCCGGCGCGCAATACAACATGGACACGCTCTCCGCCGAACGGCAGCGCATCAGCAATATCCTGCGCAACGCCGGTTACTATTTTTTCCGTCCGGACTACATCGACTACCAGGCCGACACGACACAGCACCCCGAACGGGTACAGCTGCGCATGCAGGTCAAGCCGACCGTTCCGGAAGTGGCATTACGACCGTACACGACCGGCAGCCTCACCGTACAACTGCAAAATATCCGTCCCGGGATTCAGGATACGCTTCGGTTGCAGGATTACCGGCTGATCTACCAGAAAAAACTGAAAATCCGCCCGAAAGTACTCTCCAAAGCCATCACGCTCGACAGCGGCAAGCTGTTCACGGTAGCCGACCAGAACAAAACCCTGACCAACCTGAACAAACTGGGCATATTCCGCTCGGTAAACCTCAGCGTCACGCCTCCCGATTCGCTGCACGGACGCGATACGCTCGATGTGGAAATAGCCGCCGCTTTCGACTATCCGCTGGAGGCGGAACTGGAAATGAACGTCACCTCGAAATCGAACAGCCTCCTCGGGCCGGGACTCTCCCTGCGCATAAACAACAACAATCTGTTCCGGGGCGGGGAAGTGCTCTCGCTCCGACTGAACGGTTCGTACGAATGGCAGACCGGAAACCGGAATTCGGGAGGGACGAAAGCCTCGCTGCTCAACTCCTACGAATTCGGGCTCAACGCATCGCTGGAGTTCCCTAAACTGATCTTCCCCGGTTTCTTTTCGCGAGTCACCGCTTACCCGTCACGTTCCCGCATCCAACTCGGCGCAGACCTGCTGAACCGTCCCAAGTTCTTCAAGCTGATTTCGTTCAGCACCTCGCTCAGTTACGACTGGCAGAGTTCTCCGAACAGCTATCACTCGGTGTCGATCCTGAAACTCACGTACAACCGGCTGCTGCACACATCAGCAGAATTCGACTCCACCCTGAACGAAAACCCGGCCATCGCGCTGAGTTTCCGCAACCAGTTCATCCCGGCCATGTCGTACACCTATACGTTCGACAAAAGCTATCCGCGCAACCGGTTGTACTGGCAGAGCAGTTTCACTTCGGCCGGCAACCTGCTGTACGGCATTATGGAATTATGCGGACAAAAAGGCCCTAAAAAGATTTTCAACAACCAATTCGCCCAATTTATCAAAGCGACGAGCGAAGTCCGGTTCTATCAGCGGATCGGCGAATCGGCCAGCTGGCTGGCTTACCGCTTTATGATCGGTGCTGCGCATCCGTATGCGAATTCTCAAGTCATTCCTTACAGCGAACAGTTCTATATCGGAGGAGCCAACAGCATCCGCGCGTTTACAATCCGCTCGCTCGGCCCGGGCAGTTACCGTCCGCCCGCAGACAATAAAAACGGTTATCTCGACCAAACCGGAACTTTCAAGTTGGAAGCCAACGTCGAATTTCGGTTCAAAATGATCGGCAAGCTCAACGGCGCACTATTCGTAGATGCGGGCAATATCTGGCTGTTGAAAAAAGACAAAGACCGCCCGGGAGCCGAACTGACCTGGCGAGGATTGGGGCGCGAAATTGCGTTGGGCACCGGTTTCGGCCTGCGTTACGACATCAGTTACCTGGTGATCCGGGCCGACCTGGGTATCGGCATCCACGCCCCATACGATACCGGGAAACACGGATACTACAACATCCCCAGCTTCAAAGACGGCCTCGGTTTCCACCTGGCTATCGGCTATCCGTTCTGA
- a CDS encoding translocation/assembly module TamB domain-containing protein yields MAKKIVKYLLRGLLCTLAVLIVLPALLYIPAIQNFIRTKAEDYVSAQTEFNLSVRRIRLAFPLNLVIEQALVSQSGNDTLLYCGRLQADVALLPLLRKQVTVRKFTLSQTTANYLDTAAQFGLRARIGKLILKADDIDLKRRVAGITSVELSQGDVSLSTGESPADTTAKDTATIPWTIQAKRLRLNQINFRMETRPQVTRLAVRLAAGDIADAEIDLGKQEVRVNRILLKQGNYSYLTDTTSQKRTDTETVQDASSNVASQPWTIAVNRIELQNNAAEYGRIDGIPAPGFDPSHIAVSGLNFVADSLYNRGSEIRGRIASLSLRERSGLAVDRLSGSFGMDSSRIFLSDFNVQTPFSSIRIDLQAAASALKLDPASTLQMNLAADIDLKEIMPLTPFRDDPAIRKALNGKTVTLNSNFSGTVGRFSSEIALAIPHHLNLSVNGLLASATDPAKLNGQARIKGVFSRTDFLRELLPDSTLRNRLRIPGHIGLHGRIEMHNGAFAPVLALAVDSGTLTLKGHLTPKSQQYDLTLACDSFPAKDFLPADSLGRITLQLETRGKGFDPLVAKTQSELKLQIDRFDYLGFPYNGIALEAVLKEQNLSGRLTSQNEALQLDLGLQGHLTETIQKAEIRGVVDSCHLERMHLTRERIGGTLTIDLTASATADKSYTATLALDKIVLWNKWETNTIRPTSLTLLSAPERVEAGIRSGDLQLDFETRVGADSLGARFARGVKLFSEQLRNEDFNMDTISSQLPPFRLQATAGRKNILNNYLKLQGISFKTFSFDALLKDSTPFSARMVVYQLTSGSIRLDTLTFSLHQQRKQLNYLLRLANHPGNLDNVGMIALYGNIAGDRAILNCLQKSRSGEEGFRFGLQGVLSDSTVTVSMFPENPTFGSRQWSVNPDNHIVYHIGKDIHADFLLTHDNQRVSLRTTDHTEHGPLALDIAGIDIGKTLALFPTPPPIDGRFDTHIVLQQQDTTGTSLEAGGNVNVTDLQYDKRRIGTIGLGFDYRMEKGSRQQFAAKLSLDSTEVLSARGSYTDTLPERPLELKVELPGLPLTPVNALLTPGMAQLSGALKGKIAATGSFQNLSVDGSLAFAETAVEVGMIGTTFTLSPSPISIDNSLVRFGNFQIIAPNKKPLTIDGQINLRDFRAITADLLLTASDFQVVNVAKSRKSMVYGQAYMDLNTKVKGRLDNLFVRGDVSLLGGTEVNYVMQDSPLEVKQQNQNIVTFVSFNDTTEFEQFDSIRPMKINGLDIQVNVNVNNSVKLGVDLSEDAENRVQLQGGGNLTYTMNQLGDSRFSGKYEVSGGFVRYKPPVISEKSFDIVAGSYVEWSGEMLDPAFNLTAVDKVRTNVTSDGSDSGRPVTFDISINLRNTLSDLAVTFDLSAPEDLTMQNQLSSLTAEQRASQAMSLLIYNTYTGPGTTAKVNSSNPLNTFIAKELNQWAQNNLKGVDLSFGVDTYDQTANGGTQRTDYSYKVSKNLFNNRVRAVIGGKFSTDADPTENLKENLIDDISLEYMVTKRDNMFVKLFRHTDYESILEGEVIETGVGFVIRKKMLKITDLFRFMKNKVQTQAAPPAKTAANE; encoded by the coding sequence ATGGCTAAAAAGATTGTCAAATACCTGTTGCGGGGGCTGCTCTGCACGCTGGCTGTATTGATTGTACTGCCTGCATTGCTGTATATCCCGGCCATCCAAAACTTCATCCGCACCAAAGCGGAAGATTACGTCTCCGCACAGACAGAATTCAACCTGTCCGTGCGACGCATCCGGCTGGCATTCCCGTTAAACCTCGTGATTGAACAGGCACTGGTCAGCCAATCGGGCAACGATACATTGCTCTACTGCGGCAGGTTGCAGGCTGATGTGGCGTTGTTGCCGTTACTGCGCAAACAAGTCACCGTGCGGAAATTCACGCTGAGCCAAACCACAGCGAACTACCTCGACACGGCGGCCCAGTTCGGGCTGCGGGCCCGGATCGGTAAGCTGATCCTCAAAGCCGACGACATCGACCTGAAGCGTCGTGTGGCCGGAATCACCTCTGTCGAACTGTCGCAAGGCGACGTAAGCCTTTCGACCGGGGAGAGCCCGGCCGACACCACCGCCAAAGATACGGCAACAATCCCCTGGACCATTCAAGCCAAACGACTGCGGCTCAATCAGATCAATTTCAGGATGGAAACCCGGCCGCAAGTGACGCGATTGGCTGTACGCCTGGCAGCGGGTGACATCGCAGATGCAGAAATCGATCTGGGTAAGCAAGAGGTCCGTGTCAATCGGATTCTGCTGAAACAGGGCAACTACTCCTACCTGACGGACACCACATCTCAAAAGAGAACGGACACGGAAACCGTACAAGATGCGTCCTCAAATGTTGCTTCACAACCGTGGACGATTGCCGTAAACCGCATTGAACTCCAAAACAATGCGGCCGAGTACGGCCGCATTGACGGAATACCCGCCCCGGGATTCGATCCATCGCACATCGCGGTTTCCGGCCTGAATTTCGTAGCGGACTCGCTCTACAACCGGGGCAGTGAGATTCGCGGCCGAATTGCCTCCCTCTCTTTGAGAGAACGTAGCGGATTGGCGGTCGACCGGCTCAGCGGAAGTTTCGGAATGGATAGCAGCCGGATTTTTTTGTCGGATTTCAATGTGCAGACTCCGTTCTCTTCGATCCGGATCGACTTGCAAGCCGCCGCCTCGGCACTTAAACTCGATCCGGCCAGTACGTTGCAAATGAATCTGGCGGCAGACATCGACCTGAAAGAGATCATGCCGCTGACGCCCTTCAGGGACGACCCGGCCATACGAAAAGCCCTGAATGGAAAAACGGTTACGCTCAACAGCAATTTTTCAGGTACCGTCGGCAGGTTCTCCTCCGAAATCGCCCTAGCGATTCCGCATCATCTCAATCTTTCCGTGAACGGTCTTCTCGCTTCGGCAACCGACCCCGCAAAACTCAACGGCCAGGCCCGGATCAAAGGCGTATTCAGCCGAACGGACTTCTTGAGGGAATTATTGCCCGATTCGACCTTACGCAACCGGCTCCGCATTCCCGGCCACATCGGACTCCACGGACGCATCGAAATGCACAACGGAGCGTTCGCACCGGTACTCGCATTGGCTGTAGATTCCGGCACGCTTACACTGAAAGGACACCTAACGCCCAAAAGCCAGCAATACGACCTGACGCTCGCTTGCGATAGTTTCCCGGCAAAGGATTTCCTGCCGGCCGATTCGTTGGGGCGCATTACGTTGCAGTTGGAAACCCGGGGAAAAGGATTCGATCCGCTTGTAGCAAAGACACAAAGCGAGCTGAAGCTGCAAATCGACCGGTTCGATTACCTCGGTTTCCCGTACAACGGGATCGCACTGGAAGCGGTATTAAAGGAACAAAACCTGTCCGGGCGGCTGACCAGCCAAAACGAAGCGCTGCAACTCGATCTCGGATTACAAGGCCACCTGACAGAAACCATACAAAAGGCCGAAATCCGGGGAGTCGTAGACAGCTGCCACCTGGAGCGCATGCACCTGACCCGGGAGCGGATCGGGGGTACCCTCACAATCGACCTGACCGCTTCGGCAACTGCGGATAAGAGTTACACCGCGACACTGGCCCTCGACAAAATCGTTCTTTGGAACAAATGGGAAACCAATACAATCCGGCCGACGTCGCTCACATTGCTGTCAGCTCCCGAACGGGTAGAAGCCGGAATCCGCTCGGGAGACCTGCAGCTGGACTTCGAAACACGCGTCGGAGCCGATTCCCTTGGAGCCCGTTTCGCCCGCGGCGTAAAGCTGTTCTCCGAACAACTGCGCAATGAAGATTTCAACATGGATACCATCAGTAGCCAGCTACCGCCATTCCGGTTGCAGGCAACGGCAGGGAGGAAAAACATCCTGAACAACTACCTAAAATTACAGGGAATCAGCTTTAAAACATTTTCGTTTGACGCGCTGCTCAAAGATTCGACACCGTTTTCCGCCCGGATGGTCGTCTACCAGTTGACCTCGGGCAGTATCAGGCTCGACACGTTGACTTTCAGCCTGCACCAACAGCGCAAGCAACTCAACTACCTGCTCCGGCTGGCAAACCATCCGGGTAACCTGGATAATGTGGGTATGATCGCCCTCTACGGCAATATTGCGGGCGACCGGGCCATCCTGAACTGCCTGCAAAAAAGCCGTTCCGGCGAAGAAGGCTTCCGGTTCGGACTACAAGGCGTACTCTCGGACAGCACGGTTACGGTAAGCATGTTCCCCGAAAATCCGACATTCGGCTCCCGGCAATGGAGCGTCAATCCGGACAACCACATCGTGTATCACATCGGCAAGGACATCCATGCGGATTTCCTGCTCACACACGACAATCAACGCGTTTCACTGCGCACGACTGACCACACCGAGCACGGCCCGCTGGCGCTGGACATCGCCGGGATCGATATCGGTAAGACCCTGGCATTATTCCCGACCCCTCCCCCCATAGACGGTCGCTTCGATACGCACATCGTTTTGCAGCAGCAGGATACGACGGGTACTTCGCTGGAGGCCGGAGGCAACGTCAACGTCACCGACCTGCAATATGACAAACGGCGTATCGGGACCATCGGACTCGGCTTCGATTACCGGATGGAGAAGGGAAGCCGTCAGCAGTTCGCCGCAAAACTCTCGCTGGACAGCACGGAGGTGTTATCCGCCCGAGGCAGCTATACCGACACGCTGCCGGAGCGGCCGCTCGAATTGAAGGTTGAATTGCCGGGACTGCCGCTCACCCCCGTCAATGCACTGTTAACACCGGGCATGGCACAGCTGTCGGGCGCCCTGAAAGGGAAGATCGCCGCAACAGGCTCCTTCCAGAATTTATCGGTCGACGGCAGCCTTGCCTTTGCGGAAACAGCCGTGGAAGTGGGTATGATCGGGACTACGTTCACATTGTCGCCCAGCCCGATCTCGATCGACAACAGTCTCGTCCGGTTCGGCAACTTCCAGATTATCGCACCAAACAAGAAGCCGCTGACGATCGACGGACAAATAAACCTGCGGGACTTTCGCGCCATCACGGCCGACCTGCTCCTCACCGCATCCGATTTCCAGGTGGTCAACGTGGCTAAAAGCCGCAAGTCGATGGTGTACGGACAAGCTTATATGGATCTGAATACGAAAGTCAAAGGCAGGCTCGACAATCTGTTCGTCCGGGGAGACGTCTCGCTGCTGGGCGGCACGGAGGTGAACTACGTCATGCAGGACTCCCCGTTGGAGGTGAAACAACAGAACCAGAATATCGTTACATTCGTCTCGTTCAACGATACCACCGAGTTCGAACAGTTCGATTCGATCCGCCCGATGAAGATCAACGGGCTGGATATCCAGGTAAATGTCAACGTAAACAACTCTGTCAAACTGGGCGTCGATCTGTCGGAAGATGCAGAAAACAGGGTCCAGTTGCAGGGAGGGGGTAACCTCACCTATACGATGAACCAATTGGGAGACAGCCGTTTTTCAGGTAAATACGAAGTCTCCGGCGGGTTCGTGCGCTATAAACCGCCCGTAATTTCTGAAAAATCGTTCGACATCGTCGCGGGCAGTTACGTCGAATGGAGCGGGGAGATGCTCGACCCGGCCTTCAACCTGACCGCCGTCGACAAAGTGCGGACGAACGTCACCAGCGACGGCAGCGACAGTGGGCGTCCCGTTACGTTTGACATCAGCATCAACCTTCGTAATACGCTGAGCGATCTGGCTGTCACGTTCGACCTTTCGGCTCCCGAAGACCTGACCATGCAGAACCAGCTCTCGTCGCTGACCGCCGAACAACGGGCCAGCCAGGCGATGAGCCTGCTAATCTACAACACTTACACGGGACCCGGCACCACCGCGAAGGTCAATTCGTCGAACCCGCTGAACACTTTCATCGCCAAAGAGCTGAACCAGTGGGCGCAGAACAACCTCAAAGGCGTAGACCTGAGCTTCGGCGTGGATACATACGACCAGACCGCCAACGGAGGAACGCAGCGCACGGACTACTCGTACAAAGTCTCGAAAAACCTCTTCAACAACCGTGTCCGCGCGGTGATCGGAGGCAAGTTCAGCACCGATGCGGACCCGACCGAGAACCTTAAAGAAAACTTAATCGACGACATTTCACTGGAATACATGGTCACCAAACGCGACAATATGTTCGTCAAGCTGTTCCGGCATACCGATTACGAAAGCATCCTCGAAGGTGAAGTAATCGAAACGGGAGTCGGTTTCGTGATCCGCAAAAAGATGCTCAAGATCACCGACCTGTTCCGGTTTATGAAGAACAAAGTCCAAACACAGGCCGCACCGCCGGCCAAAACCGCAGCTAATGAATAG
- a CDS encoding porin family protein produces the protein MKKILFSILAVAAFAFTASAQDTGFGYGVKAGINIANLTNSDGNYKVGFTGGIFADYRFSNLFALSADVLYSRQGAKGDDAKIKTDNLNIPILANFYLVKGLAVKAGVQPGFLLGANDGMKDAFKTFDLAVPVGVSYDFNCGLILDARYNIGVTKVAKAEYSDDSKIRNSVFAVTAGWRF, from the coding sequence ATGAAAAAGATTTTGTTCTCTATCCTCGCCGTGGCCGCTTTCGCATTCACAGCTTCGGCCCAAGACACCGGATTCGGTTATGGTGTTAAAGCCGGTATCAATATCGCCAATCTGACCAACAGCGACGGCAATTACAAAGTCGGATTCACCGGAGGTATTTTCGCCGATTACCGTTTCAGCAACCTGTTCGCCCTTTCGGCAGACGTACTCTACTCGCGTCAGGGTGCAAAAGGCGATGATGCGAAAATTAAAACGGACAACCTGAACATTCCTATCCTCGCGAACTTCTACCTGGTTAAAGGCCTGGCCGTGAAAGCCGGCGTACAGCCCGGGTTCCTGCTGGGCGCCAACGACGGCATGAAAGATGCCTTCAAAACATTCGACCTCGCAGTTCCGGTAGGTGTGTCATACGACTTCAACTGCGGCCTGATCCTCGATGCCCGCTACAACATTGGAGTAACCAAGGTGGCCAAGGCTGAATACAGCGACGACAGCAAAATACGCAACAGCGTGTTCGCCGTAACGGCAGGTTGGAGATTCTAA
- a CDS encoding porin family protein, which produces MKKNLLLVVVCTLFVTSAYAQERGFGYGIKAGVNIAKVTNMGVDSKVGFTGGIFVDYRFSKVFALSADILYSGQGGDDTREKLKTDNLNIPILANLYLAKGLAFKTGLQPGFVMGAKIDDTPVTDGCNTVTFAVPVGLSYTFSCGLLFDVRYQIGLSNVFKEQDKYRNGVFSIMAGWRF; this is translated from the coding sequence ATGAAAAAGAATCTGTTATTAGTGGTGGTTTGTACACTTTTCGTAACGAGTGCATATGCACAGGAAAGAGGATTTGGCTACGGAATTAAAGCCGGTGTAAACATCGCCAAAGTGACCAACATGGGTGTCGACTCAAAAGTCGGTTTTACTGGAGGTATCTTCGTGGATTACCGGTTCAGCAAAGTTTTTGCACTGTCTGCGGATATACTTTATTCCGGACAGGGAGGAGACGATACCCGTGAAAAACTTAAAACAGACAATTTGAACATCCCGATTCTGGCAAACTTATACCTCGCGAAGGGACTGGCTTTCAAAACCGGCCTGCAGCCCGGATTCGTAATGGGAGCCAAAATCGACGATACTCCGGTAACCGACGGATGTAACACGGTCACTTTCGCCGTTCCTGTCGGCCTGTCCTATACGTTTTCATGCGGTTTGCTTTTCGACGTACGTTATCAAATCGGGCTTTCCAACGTATTCAAGGAACAGGATAAATACCGTAACGGGGTGTTTTCGATTATGGCCGGATGGAGATTTTAA
- a CDS encoding cytochrome d ubiquinol oxidase subunit II gives MDTYILLQHYWWFLISLLGALLVFLLFVQGGQGLLYTIGKTEEERNMIVNSLGRKWELTFTTLVTFGGAFFASFPLFYSTSFGGAFYVWMLILFVFVIQAVAYEFRRKPDNFLGEKSYNAFLIINGVAGAFLLGAAVGTLFTGANFTVDRMNLGNYDGVNTISQWTNSWRGLDALADYRNWALGFSVLFLSRILGLQYFMNDIDDTTIASRSRKHLVYNTIPFLACFLTFLISLLFANGWAVDPTTGVISVEPFKYLHNLLAIPVIAAMLLVGVLAVLWGIGTGIFKGSRKSIWFSGGGAVLTVLSLLLLAGFNNTAYYPSLSDMQSSLTIYNSSSSLFTLEAMSIVSIFIPFVVAYIWYSWRAMNRKPITRQEIESDDHLY, from the coding sequence ATGGATACATATATTCTGTTACAGCACTATTGGTGGTTCCTGATCAGCCTGCTGGGCGCACTGCTGGTTTTCCTGCTCTTCGTCCAGGGAGGGCAGGGGCTGCTCTACACGATCGGCAAGACCGAAGAGGAACGTAACATGATCGTCAACTCGCTCGGCCGGAAATGGGAACTCACGTTCACCACGCTGGTCACGTTCGGCGGTGCTTTTTTCGCCTCGTTCCCGCTTTTTTACAGCACCAGTTTCGGCGGTGCATTCTACGTATGGATGCTGATCCTGTTCGTATTCGTTATTCAGGCGGTCGCATACGAATTTCGGCGGAAACCGGATAATTTCCTCGGGGAAAAGAGCTACAACGCATTCCTGATCATCAACGGAGTAGCAGGCGCATTCCTGCTCGGCGCTGCCGTAGGGACGCTTTTTACCGGCGCCAATTTTACGGTCGACCGCATGAATCTGGGCAATTACGACGGAGTGAACACTATTTCGCAATGGACCAACTCATGGCGCGGGCTGGATGCGTTGGCAGACTACCGAAACTGGGCATTGGGGTTCTCGGTGCTCTTCCTGTCACGAATCCTGGGCCTGCAATATTTCATGAACGACATCGATGACACCACGATCGCTTCGCGTTCAAGGAAACACCTGGTATACAATACCATTCCTTTCCTGGCCTGCTTCCTGACGTTCCTCATCAGCCTGCTCTTCGCCAACGGTTGGGCCGTCGATCCCACGACAGGGGTTATCTCCGTCGAACCGTTCAAGTACCTGCACAATCTGCTGGCAATCCCTGTGATAGCGGCAATGTTGTTAGTCGGTGTCCTGGCTGTATTATGGGGAATCGGCACCGGCATCTTCAAAGGCTCGCGCAAAAGCATCTGGTTCAGCGGCGGCGGGGCCGTGCTGACCGTGCTTTCGCTCCTACTGCTGGCCGGATTCAACAATACGGCTTACTATCCTTCCCTCTCTGACATGCAGAGCTCACTGACCATCTACAACAGCTCCTCGAGCCTCTTCACGCTTGAAGCGATGAGTATCGTATCGATCTTCATTCCGTTCGTCGTGGCTTATATCTGGTATTCGTGGCGTGCGATGAACCGCAAACCGATCACTCGCCAGGAAATCGAAAGCGACGATCATCTATATTAA
- a CDS encoding cytochrome ubiquinol oxidase subunit I — translation MILSTTDWMQVVDWSRAQFAMTAIYHWLFVPLTLGLGIICAIMESIYYRTGNEFWKRTTKFWMRIFGINFAIGVATGIILEFEFGTNWSNYSHFVGDIFGAPLAIEGIMAFFLESTFIAVMFFGWNKVSKGFHLTATWLTAIGANLSALWILVANAWMQYPIGMTFNIATARNEMTSFWDVLLSPVALNKFFHTVTSGYVLAAVVVVGISAWFLLRKREGQMAKDSIKVAGIFGLVSSLALLYSGDGSGEQVAKTQPMKLAAMEALYDGSRGAGLTVIGILKPENERTDNENAYYFKIDIPKLLSILSFKDSKAYVAGINDLIDGNEAEGILSTQEKIERGRVAIEQLAIYHKALKEKDSAEIARVTALFNPDTPQGKAFLAENFKYFGYGYLNAPTDTIPNVPLVFYTFRIMVALGCYFILLFAVVLALVYRDTIDKRRWLLLALVWSIPLAYIASVSGWIVAEVGRQPWTIQDLLPTVASVSRINASSVMVTFFIFVALFTTLLIAELMIVTKQIKIGPKDETAPADKPNK, via the coding sequence ATGATACTATCTACTACCGACTGGATGCAAGTGGTCGACTGGTCGCGCGCGCAATTTGCGATGACAGCCATTTACCATTGGCTGTTCGTGCCGCTGACCCTCGGTCTCGGCATCATCTGCGCGATCATGGAGAGCATCTATTACCGTACCGGCAACGAGTTTTGGAAACGGACGACGAAGTTCTGGATGCGGATTTTCGGGATCAATTTCGCGATCGGCGTAGCAACGGGAATCATTCTCGAATTCGAATTCGGCACCAACTGGTCGAACTATTCGCACTTCGTAGGCGATATTTTCGGGGCCCCGCTGGCCATCGAGGGCATTATGGCTTTCTTTCTGGAAAGCACCTTCATCGCCGTAATGTTCTTCGGCTGGAACAAAGTTTCCAAAGGATTCCACCTCACGGCGACGTGGCTGACAGCCATCGGCGCGAACCTTTCGGCCCTGTGGATACTGGTGGCCAACGCATGGATGCAGTATCCGATAGGGATGACCTTCAACATCGCTACAGCCCGTAACGAAATGACCTCGTTCTGGGACGTACTCCTGTCACCCGTCGCACTGAACAAATTCTTCCACACGGTAACTTCCGGCTACGTACTGGCCGCTGTGGTAGTCGTGGGAATCAGCGCATGGTTCCTGCTGCGCAAACGGGAAGGGCAGATGGCCAAAGACAGTATCAAGGTGGCCGGCATCTTCGGGCTGGTCAGTTCGCTGGCCTTGCTCTATTCCGGCGATGGCTCGGGTGAGCAGGTGGCCAAAACCCAACCGATGAAACTGGCTGCGATGGAAGCCTTATACGACGGCAGCCGCGGTGCGGGACTGACGGTCATCGGCATACTCAAGCCCGAAAACGAACGAACCGACAACGAGAATGCCTACTATTTCAAAATAGACATTCCCAAATTGCTTTCGATCCTCAGTTTCAAAGACAGCAAAGCCTATGTAGCCGGAATCAACGACCTGATCGACGGCAACGAGGCCGAAGGCATCCTTTCGACGCAAGAGAAAATCGAACGGGGCAGGGTAGCCATCGAACAACTCGCCATCTACCACAAGGCGCTCAAAGAAAAAGATTCTGCCGAAATCGCGCGCGTAACGGCGTTGTTCAACCCGGACACGCCGCAGGGCAAGGCCTTCCTGGCCGAAAACTTCAAATATTTCGGCTACGGCTACCTGAACGCCCCGACCGACACGATCCCGAACGTCCCGCTGGTATTCTACACCTTCCGGATCATGGTTGCCCTGGGATGCTACTTCATCCTCCTGTTCGCAGTGGTATTGGCGCTGGTTTACCGGGATACAATCGACAAGCGCCGCTGGCTGCTGCTCGCACTGGTATGGTCGATCCCGCTGGCGTATATCGCATCCGTTTCGGGTTGGATCGTAGCCGAAGTGGGCCGCCAACCCTGGACAATCCAGGACCTGCTCCCCACGGTCGCATCCGTATCGCGCATCAATGCTTCGTCGGTGATGGTTACCTTCTTCATCTTCGTTGCGCTCTTTACGACACTGCTCATCGCCGAACTGATGATCGTCACCAAACAGATCAAGATCGGCCCGAAAGACGAAACGGCCCCGGCCGACAAACCGAATAAATAA